One part of the Glycine soja cultivar W05 chromosome 11, ASM419377v2, whole genome shotgun sequence genome encodes these proteins:
- the LOC114373547 gene encoding protein GRAVITROPIC IN THE LIGHT 1-like has product MPEMDGSSAKPPQISEMFQKFALAFKTKTFEFFSEEENNASPLLDDIDGFSLLDSTEEIITDQKVVVIKPDPDPSLKSPPSPPPESPPPPPPPPPPQITHPPPPPEFREPETPPPPPLTEAQIRETTHALISSVFAAVSAFEASYFQLQSAHVPFVEEHVTSADKVLVSHLQRLSELKKFYCNPEPRGFPFGSRLGAEVEENQSKLRTLGTVSNRLQWELEQKHDEVVALRAKLDEIHRGNVNLSKKLCARALNPSSDVLLTVKVFDSLLHDASRATHRFTKILIGLMRKAGWDLGLAANAVHPNVDYAKKGHNQYALLSYVCLGIFHGFDSMNFGMEDGEELVVSNGHGSLDLEDRDGCLKQLLEHVSSNPMELLGIHPGCEFSRFCEHKYERLIHPSMESSIFVNLEEKEAVLNSWRSLSMFYEAFVGMASAVWTLHKLSYTFDPTVEIFQVERGVEFSMIYMEDVTKRLTWPNKGRAKVGFTVLPGFRIGRVVIQSQVYISNFKCTE; this is encoded by the coding sequence ATGCCTGAAATGGATGGCTCCTCCGCCAAACCCCCTCAAATCTCCGAAATGTTTCAGAAATTCGCCCTCGCTTTCAAGACCAAAACCTTCGAATTCTTCTCCGAGGAAGAAAACAACGCTTCCCCTCTCCTCGACGACATCGACGGTTTCTCCCTCCTTGACTCCACCGAAGAAATCATCACCGACCAGAAAGTTGTCGTCATCAAACCCGACCCCGATCCCTCCCTAAAATCCCCCCCATCTCCGCCGCCGGAATCCCCTCCTCCTCCGcctccgccgccgccgccacAGATCACCCATCCTCCTCCGCCCCCGGAATTCCGCGAGCCCGAAACGCCGCCTCCGCCGCCGCTAACCGAAGCTCAGATCAGAGAAACGACACACGCCCTGATCTCCTCGGTCTTCGCCGCAGTCTCCGCTTTCGAAGCCTCCTACTTCCAGCTCCAGAGCGCGCACGTGCCGTTCGTGGAGGAGCACGTGACGAGCGCGGACAAGGTTTTAGTTTCCCACCTCCAAAGGCTCTCGGAGCTGAAGAAATTCTACTGCAACCCCGAGCCACGAGGTTTTCCCTTCGGGTCACGTTTGGGGGCCGAAGTGGAAGAGAATCAGAGCAAATTGAGAACCCTAGGCACCGTCTCGAACCGCTTGCAGTGGGAACTGGAGCAGAAGCACGACGAGGTTGTAGCCCTAAGAGCCAAACTCGACGAGATTCATCGGGGTAACGTGAATTTGTCTAAGAAGCTCTGTGCTCGCGCTTTGAACCCTTCTTCTGATGTTTTGTTAACCGTTAAGGTGTTTGATTCGTTGTTGCACGACGCATCTAGAGCGACCCATAGGTTCACCAAGATTTTGATTGGGTTGATGAGGAAGGCGGGGTGGGATTTAGGTTTAGCCGCCAATGCGGTTCATCCCAATGTTGATTACGCCAAGAAAGGGCACAACCAATACGCGCTCTTGTCATACGTTTGTTTGGGGATCTTTCACGGTTTTGATTCGATGAATTTCGGAATGGAGGATGGGGAGGAACTGGTGGTGTCGAATGGGCACGGTAGTTTGGATTTGGAGGATAGGGATGGTTGCTTGAAGCAACTGCTTGAGCATGTGTCTAGCAATCCCATGGAATTGCTGGGCATTCACCCGGGCTGCGAGTTTTCGCGGTTTTGCGAGCACAAGTATGAGAGGCTCATCCATCCCTCAATGGAGTCGTCCATTTTCGTCAATTTGGAGGAGAAGGAGGCGGTGTTGAACTCGTGGCGCTCATTGAGTATGTTCTACGAGGCCTTTGTTGGAATGGCGAGTGCTGTTTGGACACTGCATAAGTTGTCCTACACGTTCGATCCCACGGTTGAGATCTTTCAAGTGGAAAGAGGTGTGGAGTTTTCTATGATATACATGGAAGATGTGACAAAGAGGTTGACCTGGCCGAACAAGGGCAGGGCGAAGGTTGGATTCACTGTGCTTCCTGGTTTCAGAATTGGGAGGGTAGTTATTCAATCACAGGTTTACATAAGTAATTTCAAATGTACAGAGTAG
- the LOC114372945 gene encoding uncharacterized protein LOC114372945: MADYLAQQPINDYQPMHPEFLDKDIMTLFEEEVEDEDMDKWIVWFDGASNTLGHGVGAVLVTPNDQCIPFTTRLGFDCTNNMVEYEVCALGIQAAIDFKVKLFKVYGDSALVIHQLRGEWETKDHKLIPYKAYIQKLIEYFNDVSFHHIPREENQMVDALATLVSMFQLTPHGDLLYIKFKCHGKPAHCFLIEEEQDGKPWYFDIKQYIEDKEYPWEASDNDKRTLRRLAAGFFLSGNILYKRNHDMVLLRCVDVREAE; this comes from the coding sequence atGGCAGATTACCTGGCTCAACAACCCATCAATGACTACCAGCCTATGCATCCAGAATTCCTGGATAaggacatcatgaccttgttcgaggaggaggtggaggaTGAGGATATGGACAAATGGATTGTCTGGTTCGACGGTGCGTCCAACACACTAGGCCATGGAGTTGGGGCGGTATTGGTTACCCCCAACGATCAATGTATACCCTTCACGACTAGATTGGGCTTTGACTGCACAAACAACATGGTTGAGTATGAGGTGTGCGCCCTTGGGATCCAAGCGGCAATTGACTTCAAGGTCAAGTTGTTCAAGGTATATGGGGACTCAGCCTTAGTAATCCACCAATTGAGGGGAGAATGGGAGACCAAGGATCATAAGTTGATACCCTACAAGGCCTACATCCAAAAACTGATAGAATACTTCAATGACGTATCCTTTCACCACATCCCCAGAGAGGAGAATCAGATGGTTGATGCCCTTGCCACTCTGGTGTCCATGTTCCAATTGACCCCACATGGGGATTTGTTGtacatcaaattcaaatgtcaCGGCAAGCCTGCACATTGTTTCTTGATAGAAGAGGAGCAAGATGGTAAACCTTGGTACTTTGATATCAAGCAATATATCGAAGACAAGGAATACCCATGGGAGgcttctgacaatgacaagagAACATTGCGAAGGTTGGCAGCTGGCTTCTTCCTGAGTGGGAATATCCTGTACAAGAGGAACCATGATATGGTTTTGCTCCGATGTGTGGATGTCAGGGAGGCTGAGTAA